Proteins from a single region of Streptomyces vinaceus:
- a CDS encoding (d)CMP kinase: MRCQRGFRPPPGLVALGREMGTAVFPDAPLKVFLQPLLTEEPALKRIKPADDAIQLDTTELTTKQILERISDEVVSRKLTS; encoded by the coding sequence CTGCGGTGCCAGCGAGGATTCCGTCCGCCGCCGGGTCTGGTCGCCCTCGGCAGGGAGATGGGCACCGCCGTGTTCCCCGACGCGCCGTTGAAGGTGTTCCTCCAGCCACTTCTCACGGAAGAACCTGCGCTGAAGCGAATCAAACCGGCTGATGACGCCATCCAGCTGGACACCACAGAACTGACCACCAAGCAGATCCTGGAGCGGATTAGCGACGAGGTTGTCAGCAGGAAGCTCACCAGCTGA
- a CDS encoding cold shock domain-containing protein — translation MSERLSGTCKWFNEKKGFGYIMPSSGGEDLFVHQSEISARGYRSLGEGEEVEFSVVVDALGKRKAVQVTAPGGGPVTGRGPGEPERGDAPWARESAPGGRFGSSGGGPYGS, via the coding sequence GTGAGTGAGCGGCTCAGTGGGACTTGCAAGTGGTTCAACGAAAAGAAGGGGTTTGGGTACATCATGCCTTCTTCGGGAGGGGAGGACCTGTTTGTGCACCAATCGGAAATCTCGGCCCGGGGCTACAGGTCCCTTGGCGAGGGGGAGGAGGTCGAGTTCTCTGTCGTGGTGGACGCGTTGGGGAAGAGGAAAGCAGTGCAGGTGACGGCTCCCGGTGGTGGTCCGGTGACGGGGCGCGGCCCTGGGGAGCCGGAACGCGGCGATGCCCCTTGGGCGCGGGAGTCTGCGCCGGGAGGCCGTTTCGGCTCCTCAGGAGGCGGCCCTTACGGCTCCTGA